From the Oncorhynchus keta strain PuntledgeMale-10-30-2019 chromosome 13, Oket_V2, whole genome shotgun sequence genome, the window ACAGGcatggttcctgagttaattaagtcATTAAACATCCCATCTTGGTATAAGAAAAGTTCTCaatccaattgaacacttatgggaggtTCTGGAGCGGTACCCAAGACACCGtattccaccaccatcaacaaaaaaacacaaaattaTTGAATTTCTCATAGAAGAATGtgttcctttattttggcagttacctgtatttgGATACTACACCTAGAGAGAGCCGATCTGCAACAACTTCTCCCACTAGCGCATAATGGGACATAATTGTCTGAGTGGTGGGTCTTTTTTTTCCTCCATCTCTTTTCTTTCTAAATTACTTAAAATGAGTTTCCCAACACTTTGTGCTTTAAGCAAACATCCAACTGTGGTTAAACGGTGTGGAAAAACTCACCTTCAGCAGTGGGgcggggagggagaaggggagacaaAGATGGGCGCATGTGCTGTGAATTAGCTTTCGCGGGTAGGCTTGTGGTGGAAGTAACCTTGGAAACCAGCACGGGTGTTTCTGCATGGCTGCAGTCTGCAGTGCCTCAGGGGCTCAGTGACCCGGGTGCGAAGGGAGGAAGAAAGACAGCAGgccgagacacacacactccccctctcaccAGTGGCCCCCGGGGAACCCTTGCACGCACCTCCAACCAACCAGCCTCTCTGTAAggcctcactctctttctccttgcAAGTGagtcttctctctcactctgcctttATGTAAGGCCTATTCGCCCCCTCAGTCTCACTCAGCCACTGTGTAAGGCcttgctctccctctccatgtggGAGCCCTCTCTTTCTATGCCACTGAAAAGCAGCCACCAGTCTCATCATGTTCATATCTGAATGGAGGGGCTAACTAACTTGGTCTATATGTTAAGAGCCCTTTCTGTCTTTTACACACACTCTACTCAATGCATGGACACTGCACAGCCAGAGGTTAATTTCAGCCAGTTTATTCACACAGCACATACTACAGTGGGTAATGTATTTCATAACATTGTACAGCGCTGTCACGCCTGACAAAAGACTCTTGATCCTATCAGTAGTATAAAAATAGTGTCACTACAAAAGTATAAATTAAGCCTACCGATAAGACAACTCAAATCCACAAAAATGGAACAAAACTATTTGCCAAAGCGTGATAAAATGACAAATTATGGAATCAAAATAAacttgaaatatttttttttttgcagccCAGCAGAGTATAAAAAGAAAAGAATGACAAGTCTCCATAAAATAACACAACAGACTATTCTCAATTCCAATTGAGCATCAAAAATTGTGAACATGAGGGAAAGACTATTCATGTTAGCCATCTTGTATTTACAATTAACATTTGCATCTTCTTTCAACACACCTAATGGAAAAAGATTGCGACCTGTGTTCCTGTGAAGCCATAGGTTAGcagcattttttatttttattctttTAAGTTTGAATTGAGTTCTCTATAACAGTATTTAGCTTGAGTTGTGAGTATCAAAACCTTTGAAATGCTAGTTTATAAAAAGAGGTATGGTGTTATCAACGATGCTCCCCATTTCTGCAACACTTGCTCCCTCTAGTGGAATAAAACAGCAGTTCTCTTGTATTTACATACTGCTACCCCTGAAAGGAGTACGTCAAAGTTGCCCCTAGACTGAGCTAAAGTCAGTTTGTGCCTTTGCCCCTAATGTTTAAAGCTAGGATTTTTGGAGGTTAAGCAGATCTTAGATCTGTGCCTAGGAGCAACTTCTAACCCCCTGAAACTGTTCCGTCTTAGAAGAAACACACTGGCTTATATGATAGAATAGATCAGTACTCTAATATTGATTACATGCATATCTTGTAATAATTCTAATCTTACCAAAGAAAGCGTATGAGACAATCGTAGTAGTAGTATTGGAGATACCGACATCAACGACCGACTGGGTGTTCAGGATCATTTTTTGCTTGAAATCCTAATTTAAGATCTACAGGTAAAATCCATTCACTACGGTTGCAAAAAAAAGAAGAGACCAAACTAAAACACCAATTTCAGTTCCATTATCTATATGCTACACTTACTATTTGATCATATTGGACATATCCAAAAATCATCATGTcggacagaccagagcctttaCTGCATGTCCTTCAGTCATAGAATTTGAGGTTACAAAAAAGCACACCACTGCTTTGGACAGAGGAAAGTTAAGTCTGAACTATCTATACTGAATGGGAAGGTTATCGAGATGTACCTCGGTGTGTCACACTCACTTCCAATATAGCATTGGTCAAGCCATTTGAGATGTTATGCACATTCCAACTAATTTGTGCAAGTTTGTACAAAGGCAACAACGATTTCACACACTCGACTCCTAAATTAGAAAGTGTCTCTCTGAACGGAGGACAGACAAAATTCAAGTGCGGGGAAGGTTGAACATACATTGGCAAAACATTTAATCCTTCAATCAAAATCATAAACAAATCCAGTGCATTAATTAAAAGCATGAAACCATAACAGCCACACCAGTACGTTTCTTTGGACTATTTGCTTTTGGATAAATTAACACATGGGTCTATCTTTGATGTAAAAAGTACAAACAACAAATGAAGTCTAAGAAAGACTAATAAATATGAGAAACTGACATAGTACATAAAGACACATGATGCTTGGTGTAGTGGAAGACGGTCTAAAAACAACATGGCTAAAGACAATTGAGGACCAGACTGAAAGACACCACAATGAAAAAGTAGAAAGATGCCACTAACAAGCCAGGGGCAATCAGACCAACGAGTTCCCAAACATACCCACCCCAACTGTCAAGTCATTCAGTATAGTCACTCAGTAACACAGTGGAGTTGAATCGCAACATTGTCCAAAACGAATCTGAGGCCAGGCCATACACAACCACCGGAGGCCACGCTCGCCTTAAGCTGACCATACATCATGCGATTATAAACTGGGATTTTGCCACAATTTGGGATCCACTACAATCGCAGGTAAATCGTGATGTTGTAAGCTCCAACCAAGATGCCGTAGGTCGCATAATGTGATTGGGTGCGATTATGGGTTTTGCACAGTCCCGATCCACATTTTAGGTCCCGATTATTTTGCTGCACAAAATTTTCTGTCGTATCTTGCGTAGTGAGGGGGGTGCTACAATGTGACTTGCAACTTGTCCTCCGTTGCTCAGCTACAGCCACATAGTAGGAGGTGGCCATGACACATCTGGAAATAGGACAAGGAGGGGTCTAGACATGACACAATGTGAGCAAACTGGTGTAATGTGAGCACACCTGTCGCAGACATCAGGGTGACAAGATTATGCAGACAATTTGCATAATGTGAGTGGGCCAACGACGTAAAGACTTGTATCGTTGTCTAATGTATGCATGCCTAGCTTAGTCCTTCAAGTAGTTACTAAAGTCAGACAACTTTAAGCCATGGATGAAAAGAAGGCAATTTGATCATGTGAAGGCATGATGTTGACTATGACGTCTAAGGTCAGAAGTAACCTCGCCTGGTAACACAGTGCAATAAAGTGAGACTTGAAAAGTGTGTGTGGTTAAAATCGAGGAGAGAGCGGTCCTGTGATCCCATGTAGCTTGGTTGgcagagcatggcacttgcaatgccaggacTGGGGGTTCGAGTTCCACGGGTGACCagtatgaaaaaaaaaaaaaaaaattatacaaaTGTATACACCCAGTACTATAAGTCGCTGtggataagaatgtctgctaaatgaattaTATGTCAATGTAGAGAGCCGCTACAGCTGTATTACATGGGACATTTTAAAATATCTAAATAAAATGTTATCACATTGACCATATTACTTTTGGGAAACCCAGTCGAGTCGGAGTTCGGGCATATGCCTTTGATATGTGAAAACCATTTATAAGATGCATACTTTCAGATTTTCTGAACTTACTTCCTTGTTTAAATTACTTGCGCTGCTCATGCTTTGaagtccactatgtagggaagagGATCTAACTAATGGTTAGATGGTGATGGAAACAGACCAGTCAATTAAAACCAGTGCTTGTTTCATCTGCTCCTGCCATAGACTTCCAATCAAGTCTCATTCTGAGGCGCTGTGAAACCATACTGCTCGACAGAAGCAGAGCCGGCTGGTGGACGAGACTAGGCTAGAAGTGATTCAGCGAAAGACAGAGAAAGTTCTTTAAGGCTCAACTAATAATAGAGGTTACTAGCTAGCACCATATGCAACACCCTTAACATCCTTGACATTTATCCTAGGACTTTTAAGCCATTCAACTGCTGATAATTCTTGGTTGTTGCATTTGGCACTAACCAGATCAGCATCTTGAGAATATCCCCCTATTCCTCACCTTCTGGAACAGTATCCAACCAGTCCAGGTGTTTGATAAAATAAAACATCCCATGGGGGATTCGAACCTACGCCGCAAGTTGTGACAATTGTCAGGAACCAGACGCTCTACACTGTGAACTAGCTAGTTACTAACTTGCCTGTGGACTTCTGGCAAGGACGCTTTCGTGAAAATGTGCTAGATCACATCCAACTATGTCAATGATTTGAATTGGCCGATACAGAATCTTTTACATAATTTAATGATGTGCTCAGCTGGTTGACCTCAGCATCATAACTAATTGTGCCAGGTTGGCCTATGAGAAATGCTAGCAGCTAGCCATTTTAGACAACAGGTATAAACCTTGGGTCGAAGCAAAAGTTTACGAGTATGGCCCCTCAGGGTTCCCCTATCCCTATGTAGATGGTCTGTATTCATTGGTGGAGAGGTCATGGTTAGGTCAGCGTTGGTGGTCAGGCTAACGTTCAGGCCATGTTGGAGCGCAGGAAGATGAGTTTGCTCATCTCCTCAGTGGTGACCTGCTGTCTCCTCTTCATGGCCAGGCTCTgctcacagacactcacacactcgcTGCGGATGCCCACGGCGGGCACGGCCAGCAGCCACAGTGCTAGGCGTGCCAGTCTGGGGAAGCGGTCACCCACCACGGTGCTCCAGTAGTGGAAGAGGTCTGGGGTGGTGCCCTGGAGGAGTGGTTCAGCCAGATACTGGAAAACCTCCTGTCTCACCTGGGTCTGGCTTTCATCTGACGATGCCTCCGATGACACAGCTACTACCCCTCTGGTGTTCACTCCACCCCCGGGGACGTTCACTCTAAGCCGTTTGGGTGTTGAGGGTCCATCCACATCCTCACCTCCGGACCCCCCACCAGTGGCTTGCCCCCCATCGTGGGGGTCTGTGGCCATCTCGCAGGCGCGGGCGATGATCTCCTCATGCTGGTAGGCCGGGACGGGACGCAGCTTCAGCTGAGGATCCAGGACCATGGCTACCTGGTGGGCTTTCTCCACCTTAAAGTTCTCCTTCAGGGCTTCCAGGAAGTAGTGGCAGAGCTTGCTGGCGGTCCCCACCTCCCCAGCCTTGGAAGTGAACAGTTTCTCCAGTCGCAGGTAGACAGGTAGCACCTGCTGCAGCGTGGGCCTCCTCTGACTGCTGAGCTCCAGGGCGGCAAGGCGTAGAGGGGCCAGCAGGCAGGCCAGCGTCCCCAGCAGGTGTTTGTTGAGGCCCTGCAGCGTAGAAGCTGTGGCCTTGCTCCTCCCGTATGCCTCACATATCTGCTCAAAGTGGGCATGCACCTGAAGCAGGGCCTCAGCCGTGCGGTCCCAGCAGGGAGGGGTGGGGCTAGGcctggggggagaggaggggttagacGTGCCCTCGTCGATAGTGGCACTGGTGGAGTCGTCACATAACAAGAGGCTGGTGGAGGCAGCAATGTCACGGCAGGTAGCCAGCAGCTCAGTCAATTCGTGGAGCCCCCGCGCCTGCAGGCTGCGCTTCCCAAGCACCGCCTGGACCACTACACCCAGCGAGCACCCGGCGCATCGCAGACACACCCTCCCCCGCCCACCTCCACCCAGCGGCGAGCCCCCCACTCCCGACACCCTCGGCTCAGTCACGTACACCGTGCGGATGTCCGACATGACAAACTCCGACAGCACGTTCTGGGTCCACTGGTGTACCTGCTCAGGTCCCTCCCTCAGGTCTGCCTCCTTGACACCTAGAACATAGCGTTTGAGCCTGGATCCCTCCACCTGGTAGGCTGTCAGCACTAGGCAGGCGTCAGGCCCCACTGTCTGGGAGTGGCAGGTGACGGCGATGCCCAGTGAGGTGTTGGAGCCCAGGGCGCAGGTCACCTTCACCTTGATCTGGTTGTACATGCGGGGAAGCTGGCGCAGGGCCAGTGAGCTCATGTTGCCCAGGGCTTCGCGGGTGGAGTAGGCACCGTGGCGGGCGCCCGTGTCCACTAGAGTCTGGGCCAGCTTCAGGAAGTCCTTGCTGTTGAGCATGTTGAGGACGCCCAGGTCTGTACACATCACCCTGAGGAGACGCTCAGCCACCTGCTGCCTTTCCTTCTCTGGTAGTCCACCACTGTTCTCTGTGGATAGAGAGAGGCATAGGAGAGGagcagtgagaggaggagagagtgaaaggagaaaTAGAAAAATAGATGGAAAATGAGGTAGAGGAGAACGAGTTTGAGTGCGTTTTCATAGGCAGTGTGGCCTAAGTGTGTTCATTCATAAGCAGCATGACTATGACATTCATGAATAGTAGCCTACTCACGGTTGGTGTAGTGGTTTCTCTGTGTTGGCTGGGGCTGAGCCTGTATCTGGACTTGAACTATTTGAGCTTGGGCCTGATGCTGGGGCTGGGGGGACCTCCACAGTTGGTCCTGTGAGGCTGGGCCTGGTGATGTCTTTGGAGACCCCCCtttggtgtggttctcattatccGCTGGGGGGATAGAGGGTTAGCATTCTGTGATAGAGAAGGTCCACAGCTAAAAGTTGGTTAATTGCTAATAATAACATGAGGTTGGCTAAAGGGTTAACTAATGACTAATTGTTAATGGGCCAGCTAGCAACGAGCTACAATGGATTTAGCTAAAAGTTAATAACCAGAGGGTTGGCTATTGGCTACTAGCTCGAAAGTTAACAGATAGTTACATAGGGTTAGGAAACAACCACTAGCCTCTAATAGTGGCTACACATTATAAAACAACAGGGGTGAAATGGTTGTAACAAAGAGCATACTCAATTTAATATGCAAAAAATTAAATTAGAAAATGCAAAAATCAAAGTGTAGATGAAAATATCCCTTCTCTCTCCTAGGAATTTGTGCGTTTTAGCTTGGAGTGCTGTACCAGCAGCTATTTCGGCCACCTAATTTGGCTGAGCTTTGTGCAAAGGAATAAGCAATTCCAATAGCTGGAAATACAGTATCTGAAGTATTGAGCCATTACAACAGTACATTTCCACTTCTGCTGAAAGCCCCTCTCCAACCCATTTGACTGACAGTGTTACACTTTAGTGTTACACTTGGGCTACAGCCAGTCTGGTGCTGTATCTGTCCCTCGAGGTGCAGGTAACTCACCAGCGTGGGACtgcatgtgctccagcaggttGTTGTAGAACTGGAACGGGATGCCACAGGCGCCACATGTGTAGGGTTCTAGAAACACAAGGCCCAGAAAAAAGGGTTCCCGTATTGTAACAAGAGCACATCCACTGTGGACCTGCCCAGTCTATCCCCTGAGTGGTCCAAGATCTAGGCCACTGTGACAAGATGTTTAATTTTAACACATATAAAACACATGTTAAACCTACTTAATATCATCTATCTATGCCATTGAGGAGTGATTGAGTCTTCCTACCTAGAGACTTGGTCTCTGCCACTGTCGCCTTGTCTTTGGGGTTTTGGGGGCTGTAGGCCCGGATTGTTCTGAAGCACTTTGTGACTAATGCATTTGCAAAAAgatgtaaataaataaacatcatTTGATTGCTTGCCTAATTTAATACCTTTTTCTTGACATTTCCCAACTGGCTTGTCAATAGTAACAGGTTTTTGCTGAAGGGCACAGAAGCAGTATGGCCAGCTGGAGTAATGTATAAGTCATCTGCTGCCACGACAACACTAAAAAAAACAGTTATGCCAACATAGTCTCTTCCAATTCACCATGGAGTAACCTGCCCAAATCCAAACCTTCACATCAACTACTACAGGATCACAAACAATTACAAAATGGAGGTGCAAGTGTGACAAGCCCAAATTAACAGGGAGACTGAAGAAATGACAAGTGAGTAGGAAAACACGGAGAGGGTGAAATGGTCACATTTGTGTTCAGGCAGGCAGCGAGAGAGGTGGACTCACTCTGTGATGCAGGGAACGAACCGGCCACCAGGGGGCTTGGAGTACCTGAGGGAGAGCGTGAGAAAGTGACATCACAGACATTGCATGGATTTTTAGATAAGATTCCCTACTTGTCACCAATTTCAGAGTGTGCAAT encodes:
- the LOC118387537 gene encoding zinc finger protein 618-like isoform X4, which translates into the protein MSAQEVPTNPGQEQVDAGGGVPDGPSPTTTNTTLAVPVTIKKEPDMQGASNGKDVPAEICVVLGGGGGAGGGRSRNDQTQGSYVCGICGKKYKYYNCFQTHVRAHRESDSMPGEGAPTTPNKTGSYECEFCGKQYKYFNPYQEHVALHQPMNFSFDNMKSPRSRGSVDGNMDVSKFSATKLETDSPFSRKMESKTLSSLVDTNSSQNSSGTPSPLVAGSFPASQITKCFRTIRAYSPQNPKDKATVAETKSLEPYTCGACGIPFQFYNNLLEHMQSHAADNENHTKGGSPKTSPGPASQDQLWRSPQPQHQAQAQIVQVQIQAQPQPTQRNHYTNQNSGGLPEKERQQVAERLLRVMCTDLGVLNMLNSKDFLKLAQTLVDTGARHGAYSTREALGNMSSLALRQLPRMYNQIKVKVTCALGSNTSLGIAVTCHSQTVGPDACLVLTAYQVEGSRLKRYVLGVKEADLREGPEQVHQWTQNVLSEFVMSDIRTVYVTEPRVSGVGGSPLGGGGRGRVCLRCAGCSLGVVVQAVLGKRSLQARGLHELTELLATCRDIAASTSLLLCDDSTSATIDEGTSNPSSPPRPSPTPPCWDRTAEALLQVHAHFEQICEAYGRSKATASTLQGLNKHLLGTLACLLAPLRLAALELSSQRRPTLQQVLPVYLRLEKLFTSKAGEVGTASKLCHYFLEALKENFKVEKAHQVAMVLDPQLKLRPVPAYQHEEIIARACEMATDPHDGGQATGGGSGGEDVDGPSTPKRLRVNVPGGGVNTRGVVAVSSEASSDESQTQVRQEVFQYLAEPLLQGTTPDLFHYWSTVVGDRFPRLARLALWLLAVPAVGIRSECVSVCEQSLAMKRRQQVTTEEMSKLIFLRSNMA
- the LOC118387537 gene encoding zinc finger protein 618-like isoform X3, which gives rise to MSAQEVPTNPGQEQVDAGGGVPDGPSPTTTNTTLAVPVTIKKEPDMQGASNGKDVPAEICVVLGGGGGAGGGRSRNDQTQGSYVCGICGKKYKYYNCFQTHVRAHRESDSMPGEGAPTTPNNSFRYSCDICGKKYKYYSCFQEHRDLHAVDDPYEQVVLGPVEDVKEEEPVEPFQKVGPKTGSYECEFCGKQYKYFNPYQEHVALHQPMNFSFDNMKSPRSRGSVDGNMDVSKFSATKLETDSPFSRKMESKTLSSLVDTNSSQNSSGTPSPLVAGSFPASQKPYTCGACGIPFQFYNNLLEHMQSHAADNENHTKGGSPKTSPGPASQDQLWRSPQPQHQAQAQIVQVQIQAQPQPTQRNHYTNQNSGGLPEKERQQVAERLLRVMCTDLGVLNMLNSKDFLKLAQTLVDTGARHGAYSTREALGNMSSLALRQLPRMYNQIKVKVTCALGSNTSLGIAVTCHSQTVGPDACLVLTAYQVEGSRLKRYVLGVKEADLREGPEQVHQWTQNVLSEFVMSDIRTVYVTEPRVSGVGGSPLGGGGRGRVCLRCAGCSLGVVVQAVLGKRSLQARGLHELTELLATCRDIAASTSLLLCDDSTSATIDEGTSNPSSPPRPSPTPPCWDRTAEALLQVHAHFEQICEAYGRSKATASTLQGLNKHLLGTLACLLAPLRLAALELSSQRRPTLQQVLPVYLRLEKLFTSKAGEVGTASKLCHYFLEALKENFKVEKAHQVAMVLDPQLKLRPVPAYQHEEIIARACEMATDPHDGGQATGGGSGGEDVDGPSTPKRLRVNVPGGGVNTRGVVAVSSEASSDESQTQVRQEVFQYLAEPLLQGTTPDLFHYWSTVVGDRFPRLARLALWLLAVPAVGIRSECVSVCEQSLAMKRRQQVTTEEMSKLIFLRSNMA
- the LOC118387537 gene encoding zinc finger protein 618-like isoform X2, coding for MSAQEVPTNPGQEQVDAGGGVPDGPSPTTTNTTLAVPVTIKKEPDMQGASNGKDVPAEICVVLGGGGGAGGGRSRNDQTQGSYVCGICGKKYKYYNCFQTHVRAHRDSFRYSCDICGKKYKYYSCFQEHRDLHAVDDPYEQVVLGPVEDVKEEEPVEPFQKVGPKTGSYECEFCGKQYKYFNPYQEHVALHQPMNFSFDNMKSPRSRGSVDGNMDVSKFSATKLETDSPFSRKMESKTLSSLVDTNSSQNSSGTPSPLVAGSFPASQITKCFRTIRAYSPQNPKDKATVAETKSLEPYTCGACGIPFQFYNNLLEHMQSHAADNENHTKGGSPKTSPGPASQDQLWRSPQPQHQAQAQIVQVQIQAQPQPTQRNHYTNQNSGGLPEKERQQVAERLLRVMCTDLGVLNMLNSKDFLKLAQTLVDTGARHGAYSTREALGNMSSLALRQLPRMYNQIKVKVTCALGSNTSLGIAVTCHSQTVGPDACLVLTAYQVEGSRLKRYVLGVKEADLREGPEQVHQWTQNVLSEFVMSDIRTVYVTEPRVSGVGGSPLGGGGRGRVCLRCAGCSLGVVVQAVLGKRSLQARGLHELTELLATCRDIAASTSLLLCDDSTSATIDEGTSNPSSPPRPSPTPPCWDRTAEALLQVHAHFEQICEAYGRSKATASTLQGLNKHLLGTLACLLAPLRLAALELSSQRRPTLQQVLPVYLRLEKLFTSKAGEVGTASKLCHYFLEALKENFKVEKAHQVAMVLDPQLKLRPVPAYQHEEIIARACEMATDPHDGGQATGGGSGGEDVDGPSTPKRLRVNVPGGGVNTRGVVAVSSEASSDESQTQVRQEVFQYLAEPLLQGTTPDLFHYWSTVVGDRFPRLARLALWLLAVPAVGIRSECVSVCEQSLAMKRRQQVTTEEMSKLIFLRSNMA
- the LOC118387537 gene encoding zinc finger protein 618-like isoform X1; the protein is MSAQEVPTNPGQEQVDAGGGVPDGPSPTTTNTTLAVPVTIKKEPDMQGASNGKDVPAEICVVLGGGGGAGGGRSRNDQTQGSYVCGICGKKYKYYNCFQTHVRAHRESDSMPGEGAPTTPNNSFRYSCDICGKKYKYYSCFQEHRDLHAVDDPYEQVVLGPVEDVKEEEPVEPFQKVGPKTGSYECEFCGKQYKYFNPYQEHVALHQPMNFSFDNMKSPRSRGSVDGNMDVSKFSATKLETDSPFSRKMESKTLSSLVDTNSSQNSSGTPSPLVAGSFPASQITKCFRTIRAYSPQNPKDKATVAETKSLEPYTCGACGIPFQFYNNLLEHMQSHAADNENHTKGGSPKTSPGPASQDQLWRSPQPQHQAQAQIVQVQIQAQPQPTQRNHYTNQNSGGLPEKERQQVAERLLRVMCTDLGVLNMLNSKDFLKLAQTLVDTGARHGAYSTREALGNMSSLALRQLPRMYNQIKVKVTCALGSNTSLGIAVTCHSQTVGPDACLVLTAYQVEGSRLKRYVLGVKEADLREGPEQVHQWTQNVLSEFVMSDIRTVYVTEPRVSGVGGSPLGGGGRGRVCLRCAGCSLGVVVQAVLGKRSLQARGLHELTELLATCRDIAASTSLLLCDDSTSATIDEGTSNPSSPPRPSPTPPCWDRTAEALLQVHAHFEQICEAYGRSKATASTLQGLNKHLLGTLACLLAPLRLAALELSSQRRPTLQQVLPVYLRLEKLFTSKAGEVGTASKLCHYFLEALKENFKVEKAHQVAMVLDPQLKLRPVPAYQHEEIIARACEMATDPHDGGQATGGGSGGEDVDGPSTPKRLRVNVPGGGVNTRGVVAVSSEASSDESQTQVRQEVFQYLAEPLLQGTTPDLFHYWSTVVGDRFPRLARLALWLLAVPAVGIRSECVSVCEQSLAMKRRQQVTTEEMSKLIFLRSNMA